A window from Toxoplasma gondii ME49 chromosome IX, whole genome shotgun sequence encodes these proteins:
- a CDS encoding chloride transporter, chloride channel (ClC) family protein (encoded by transcript TGME49_265500~Predicted trans-membrane domain (TMHMM2.0):272-295:316-339:1070-1093:1113-1136:1145-1163:1258-1281:1353-1376:1574-1597:1600-1623:1642-1665:1679-1702): MPASPSGGGEEPRPGRRRRESQSPREVYIQQTGAGKNSQREAGDSVSTHAPSATAPLPSFPSLNRDVNEGTTSKRLTLPLAPNPLSNPENSSSCCFSSSPPSSFPFSSSASLEESSPLFESLVCSAESPHGRETASVHSFSEVRASGFAVALPLVGLVSGSSRQERRPQEIPLKPLSSQREEERESLSTDGRQPSFERILLKDSETHHFSEASSRFLGDSEASAASFLPLFSPAPRRGALPRPRRLHAAAPASLLRLGRRVAGCTYTWCLVPALLVFAVLLRVAVLLAVHVAALLRRLLLTAKRTVCTPGKRQLFEVLEVWVLAALVGLFTGFSAFYIHHASTFVSDLRVGFCRSFFWLDREQCCGSAFTVDFANNACIPPAPPSLQFSPLPSSSPLSSPASSPDASSSTESADAVGRGGKSAEGGEAAKAARLLFPPTWLSWSALVLGPTSEPFVHADLKMRPSLSPPSSSSPSSSPSSSTSPSPSSPPSSSPPSSSPPSSSTSPSPSSPPSSSPPSPSPPPSSPPSSSPPSSSPPSPSSPPPSSPPSSSSPSSSSPPPSSSPPSSSPPSSSSPSSSSPPPSSSPPPPSPPSSSTSPSPSSPPSSSPPSPSPPPSSPPSSSPPSSSPPSPPSPSSPPPSSPPSSSSPSSSSPPPSSSPPPPSPPSSSPPSSSSPSSSPSPSADLSERAQGPADEAPEKRNESAEVDKTSHPRENASNGSPASGRLSGSEKEATQNSSDLDKASSPSLAATTKDRERTAPVVSSSPPLPVASLSVQSPRNSQGDPTSFSTFPPSSSSSPSSPPSALPPSSSSTVASSLSSPPPGPVTSALEESKRNETTASGEKKQPYSGVVTLEPLPSHPSSVSNVISLSSLSPVVSSRRLSVNFPSPHQPKQPSFSPVHPSSPYSSSPSVPVPPSSPSMPLLPSSPPSVPVPPSSPPPSSSLSAPVPPSPSSSSSHSSSPPSVLPLPPHVPSSPSPSSASSPSMPLPTSSSSPPSSPPSSPSVPLSSSSPSVPPSPSSPVSVLLSRSSSPSFSPDSAPSFSESLSSFVREAARVTGAGARRVARVIFDFLFFALVTIGAVAAAAWLVCALAPKAAGSGIAEVKVLLNGFRSLPHVLSATVLIVKIFGLSLAVGSGLVLGKEGPMVHVACCWAHLLLRLCSPSPGAPRRKKRFPQCLPPSSPHRENREDACDHASLLPSSVSAPVSPSRPPRLPASSSSSFAPSPSSPRPASAPWEGKTRCLRGRFLRSREESVQKPLLAAASAAGMSCAFGSPIAGVLFAFEEMGASDLPGSALWLCCCACVSASTVLEILNSQATPKDSKTGFFSPFSRGGPSRWLRDSADFFHTFEVVELLPFALLGLLGGVLGPVFIWLALRAAQLRRAHRPAPRAAEDSTDCRRNSRRTATEPRTHAQAQRSGTGEEGGEEEGEVKREERRGGRETEEAGRGEEDARGEKSFLRKTLEKIQSQGPIADCVCVAACTALVNFVFPMVGASSGDLLVNLFSRCSSTAGHPVDRFGMCAPAPASFPPSVPISSFSESLHAPALFVSPLGVETAGEASTPPGLPGSAYRLDAAVLGELFLLLLLKFSLAVATFGLALPAGIFVPALIIGSAYGRLVGLLVLKLNMAYPFMTVNPSPSSYALVGAVSFLCGITRMNLSLVLLMMEISSQAQGSPNSSAFGLPFLLALGVAKGVSGALCGYSLYDGLLVCKRYPFMFHTQEVSFANLRAADVMERNVVFLAVNERRTLGDLLHLVSKHPFEGFPVVLDSESRVVLGYLCSHRLRDVLEELLRSQHPFIHAHTFVSFSSSSFAASARWRRGAVSLLYVHRSGRRRVQPLLLCSETGHEADSREEGPGEETEQLRGKKDMEARDLSAFLLDSRESADARDVERGHPIAWLPTFSGSEENVELLSLSTSPSPSWDTPTQHLSSSSSSSSSSSSASSSSSLCLREGELRASLETREASEREAAHEFEKGSVSATREQGRRGGAERDRKSHLFCRMPSAGYLEQPSAREGGKPSHADAHADMEIEDVRLDMSSLVDETQPLQLPPETPLIDVYGTFKQLKCSMCLLSRHGRLHGMITKGTFMPYMKFKHFQAD, encoded by the exons aTGCCAGCTTCACCGAGCGGCGGAGGGGAAGAGCCTCGTCCtggcaggagaagaagggagtcACAGAGCCCGCgagaggtgtacatacagcagACGGGGGCGGGGAAGAACAGCCAGCGAGAGGCTGGCGACTCCGTTTCCACGCATGCGCCTTCTGCGACCGCGCCGCTGccctcctttccttcgctAAACAGAGACGTCAACGAAGGCACAACATCAAAACGTTTGACTCTCCCCCTTGCTCCCAATCCGCTGAGTAATCCAGagaactcttcttcctgttgcttctcttcttctcccccctcttcgttcccgttttcttcgtctgcgtctttggAGGAATCTTCTCCGCTGTTTGAGAGTCTGGTGTGTTCTGCGGAGTCTCCACACGGGCGCGAGACTGCCTCTGTGCACAGCTTCTCAGAAGTCAGAGCCTCAGGGTTCGCGGTCGCGCTGCCGCTAGTTGGGCTCGTCTCCGGCTCTTCTCGCCAGGAGCGGCGGCCACAGGAGATTCCGCTCAAGCCTCTATCCtcccagagagaagaagagcgagagtcCCTCTCCACAGACGGCCGACAGCCCTCCTTCGAGCGCATCCTCCTCAAGGATTCAGAAACTCATCATTTCTCGGAGGCGAGTTCGCGTTTTCTAGGGGACTCCGAagcctctgctgcctcttttttgccgctcttctctcccgccccGAGACGTGGAGCTCTGCCGCGCCCGCGccgcctgcatgcggctgctccggcgtcgctgctgcgtctcGGCCGCCGCGTCgcggggtgtacgtacacctggtGTCTGGTGCCTGCGCTGCTGGTTTTCGCAGTTCTGCTCCGCGTGGCGGTTCTCCTCGCAGTGCATGTTGCGGCTCTCCTGCGGCGGCTGCTCCTCACGGCCAAGCGgactgtctgtacaccgggGAAGCGCCAGCTGTTCGAGGTTCTCGAGGTCTGGGTCCTCGCCGCCCTCGTAGGGCTCTTCACTGGATTCTCTGCGTTCTACATCCACCACGCGTCCACCTTCGTCAGCGACCTCCGCGTCGGCTTCTGTCGTTCGTTCTTCTGGCTCGACAGAGA gcAGTGCTGCGGATCCGCCTTCACTGTAGACTTCGCTAACAATGCATGCATCCCACCAGCGCCTCCCTCCCTTcagttctctcctctcccgtcgtcttctcctctttcttcgcctgcttcgtctccagaTGCTTCGTCGTCCACTGAATCGGCTGATGCAGTGGGCAGAGGGGGGAAATCTGCGGAGGGTGGCGAGGCCGCGAAAGcggcgcgtcttctctttccgccGACGTGGCTGTCCTGGTCTGCTCTTGTCCTCGGCCCGACGTCTGAACCCTTCGTCCACGCGGATCTGAAGATGcgtccttccctttctcctccctcttcttcttctccgtcttcttctccttcttcttctacttctccctctccttcgtctcctccctcttcctctcctccgtcttcttctcctccgtcttcttctacttctccctctccttcgtctcctccctcttcctctcctccgtctccttctcctcccccttcctctcctccgtcttcttctcctccctcttcctctcctccctctccttcgtctcctcccccttcttctcctccgtcgtcttcttctccctcttcttcttcccctcctccttcttcgtctcctccgtcttcttctcctccgtcgtcttcttctccctcttcttcttcccctcctccttcttcgtctcctccccctccttctcctccgtcttcttctacttctccctctccttcgtctcctccctcttcctctcctccgtctccttctcctcccccttcctctcctccgtcttcttctcctccctcttcctctcctccctctcctccctctccttcgtctcctcccccttcttctcctccgtcgtcttcttctccctcttcttcttcccctcctccttcttcgtctcctccccctccttctcctccctcttcctctcctccgtcttcttcttctccctcctcttctccttccccctcTGCGGACTTGTCGGAGAGAGCGCAGGGACCGGCTGACGAGGCacccgagaagagaaacgaatcgGCGGAGGTAGACAAAACAAGTCATCCGAGGGAAAATGCGAGCAACGGCAGCCCGGCATCGGGGCGTCTTTCTGGCtctgaaaaagaagcaacgcAGAACAGTTCAGACCTCGACAAAGCCAGCTCCCCTTCTCTTGCCGCCACGACGAAAGACAGGGAAAGGACCGCTCCagttgtttcttcgtctcctcctctccctgtcgcttctctctctgtccagtCTCCGCGAAACTCTCAAGGCGATCCTacttctttctcgacttttcctccgtcgtcctcttcgtctccttcctctcctccttcggctcttcctccctcgtcttcttctactgtggcttcttctctttcgtcccCGCCTCCGGGGCCTGTGACGTCGGCTCTGGAAGAGAGCAAACGTAATGAGACAACGGcgtctggagaaaagaagcaaccGTATTCAGGTGTCGTTACACTCGAACCCTTGCCTTCACAtccgtcttctgtctccaacGTGATTTCcctctcatctctctctcccgttgtctcttctcgtcgcctttctgtcaactttccttctccccacCAACCCAAACAACCTTCGTTTTCGCCGGTtcatccttcttctccttactcttcctctccctctgtaCCTGtacctccgtcttctccatccatgcctctgcttccttcttctcctccatctGTACCTGtgcctccgtcttctccaccaccttcttcgtctctctctgcaccggtacctccttctccgtcctcgtcttcttctcactcttcttctcccccctccGTTCTTCCATTACCACCGcatgttccttcttctccttcgccttcatccgcttcctctccttctaTGCCTCTGCCtacttcgtcttcgtctcctccttcatctcctccttcctctccctctgtacctctgtcttcttcgtccccaTCTGTGCCtccatctccttcttctccggtgtctgtacttctttctcgctcttcttctccttctttctctccggattctgcgccttccttttcggagtcactttcttctttcgttcgcgaggcggcgagagTAACAGGCGCGGGAGCGAGACGCGTCGCGCGCGTCATCTTcgattttctctttttcgctctcgTGACAATCGGCGCagtcgccgccgccgcaTGGCTTGTCTGCGCCTTGGCTCCGAAAGCCGCAGGCTCGG gaaTTGCTGAAGTCAAGGTGCTCTTGAACGGCTTCCGTTCTCTCCCCCATGTGTTGTCCGCGACTGTGTTGATTGTGAAGATTttcggcctctctctggcAGTTGGCAGCGGCCTCGTGCTTGGAAAAGAAGGCCCAATGGTTCACGTCGCTTGTTGCTGGGCGCATCTGCTCCTGCGGCTCTGCTCCCCGTCGCCCGGCGCTcctcgaagaaagaaacgctttCCCCAGTGTCtgcctccgtcgtctccccACAGAGAGAACCGTGAGGACGCCTGCGACCATGCATCTCTCCTGCCTTCGTCCGTCTCTGCCCCCGTGTCTCCCTCCCGCCCTCCTCGCCTCcccgcctcgtcttcttcttcttttgctccCTCGCCGTCCTCTCCGCGTCCTGCGTCTGCACCGTGGGAAGGCAAGACGCGGTGCTTGCGCGGGCGCTTTTTGCGCAGTCGGGAGGAGAGTGTGCAGAAGCCTCTGCTGGCGGCCGCGAGCGCGGCGGGGATGAGCTGCGCCTTTGGGAGTCCAATCGCAGGCGTCTTGTTTGCTTTCGAGGAGATGGGCGCTTCAGATCTCCCAGGGTCCGCGCTCTGGCTGTGCTGCTGCGcgtgcgtctctgcgtcgactGTGCTGGAAATCCTGAACTCGCAGGCGACGCCGAAGGACTCGAAAACCGGCTTCTTCTCACCCTTCTCCCGCGGGGGGCCTTCCCGCTGGCTGCGCGACTCGGCAGACTTCTTCCATACGTTCGAAGTCGTCGAACTTCTGCCCTTCGCTCTGCTGGGGCTCCTCGGCGGCGTCCTCGGCCCTGTGTTCATCTGGTTAGCGCTCCGCGCCGCGCAACTCCGGCGAGCGCATCGGCCAGCGCCTCGCGCAGCAGAGGACAGCACAGACTGCCGCCGAAACTCCAGGCGAACGGCGACGGAGCCGCGAACTCACGCACAGGCCCAACGCAGCggaacgggagaagaaggcggagaagaagagggagaggtgaagagggaggagagacgaggaggtcgggagacggaagaagcagggagaggggaggaagatgcgagaggggagaaatCGTTTCTCAGAAAGACGTTGGAGAAAATTCAAAGTCAGGGACCCATTGCCgactgcgtctgcgtcgctgcatgcactgcccTTGTCAACTTCGTGTTCCCGATGGTCGGCGCCTCCTCAGGAGACCTTCTCg TGAATCTTTTCTCGAGATGTTCGTCGACAGCGGGGCACCCCGTGGATCGCTTTGGGATGTGCGCTCCTGCACCTGCCTCCTTTCCACCGTCCGTTCCgatttcttcgttttctgagtcgctgcatgcgcctgctctcttcgtctctcctttggGCGTCGAGACAGCCGGAGAGGCCTCGACACCTCCAGGGCTCCCAGGCTCGGCGTATCGCCTCGACGCCGCCGTGCTCGGCgaactgtttcttctcctcctcctcaaATTTTCGCTCGCTGTCGCCACGTTCGGCCTCGCGCTGCCTGCAGGCATCTTCGTTCCAGCCTTGATT ATCGGCTCTGCGTACGGGCGCCTGGTCGGTCTGTTGGTGTTGAAACTGAACATGGCGTACCCTTTCATGACGGTGAATCCTTCTCCGAGCAGCTACGCTCTCGTGGGcgccgtctcctttctctgcggcATCACACGAATGAATTTGTCGCTGGTGCTCCTCATGATGGAAATCTCTTCTCAAGCGCAAGGCTCGCCCAATTCCTCGGCCTTCGGActccccttcctcctcgctctcggcgTCGCAAAAGGAGTCAGCGGTGCCCTCTGCGGCTACTCCCTCTACGACGGCCTCCTCGTCTGCAAGCGCTATCCCTTCATGTTCCATACGCAGGAA GTCTCCTTCGCGAATCTGCGAGCTGCAGACGTCATGGAAAGAAACGTGGTTTTTCTTGCCGTCAACGAGAGGCGAACGCTCGGCGATCTTCTGCACCTTGTCTCCAA ACATCCGTTTGAAGGCTTTCCAGTCGTCCTGGACTCGGAGTCGCGCGTGGTGCTGGGCTACCTCTGCTCGCACCGCTTGCGAGACGTTTTGGAGGAGCTGCTGCGCTCTCAACACCCGTTCATCCACGCCCACACtttcgtctcgttctccagttcttcgtTCGCCGCGTCAGCGCGGTGGAGACGCGGcgcggtctctctgctgtacgtacaccggagCGGGCGCCGGCGCGtgcagccgctgctgctctgcTCTGAGACAGGACACGAAGCCGACAGCCGGGAAGAAGGacctggagaggagacggagcagttgagggggaagaaggacaTGGAGGCACGAgatctctctgcctttctcctcgattCACGAGAGAGTGCAGACGCTCGCGACGTTGAACGGGGACACCCAATCGCTTGGCTTCCGACCTTCTCAGGGTCTGAAGAAAACGTGGAactcctctcgctgtcgactTCTCCATCTCCAAGTTGGGATACTCCAACACAGcacctttcttcctcctcctcttcctcctcttcttcctcttccgcttcttcttcgtcttcgttgtGTTTGCGAGAAGGCGAGTTGCGTGCGTCGttggagacgagagaggcgagcgagagagaagcggcgcatGAATTCGAGAAGGGAAGCGTCTCCGCCACGCGCGAGCAGGGGCGACGGGGAGgagctgagagagacaggaaaagtCACTTGTTTTGCCGGATGCCCTCAGCCGGCTACCTCGAGCAGCCGAGCGCGCGCGAAGGCGGAAAGCCTTCGCAcgcagacgcgcatgcagacatgGAAATTGAAGACGTCCGCCTCGACATGTCCAGCCTTGTTGACGAAACACAGCCGCTTCAGTTGCCTCCAGAAACGCCTCTCATCGATGTCTATGGCACCTTCAAACAACTCAAATGCTC
- a CDS encoding hypothetical protein (encoded by transcript TGME49_265480) encodes MSRFSQKDVKASACRRESTGSKRSTFLGVFTPEKRRVFSSAASSSSSTLSWAPRRFAGDFAGLSMRRMRLFFFFLSTLGHRDAEVHLCESVLRRKRRVRVSKQAIAACGYNFSFGVGSALLSPSTGLVLVASLARCVFFSGLSASCRGTRLSSDVSRFPLEQEDRRRSLLPEISRGRTKTSSCTEKELARRFLQLSRSLLKSTNADRRKWRRKGKQQVRRQEGAKLGRPAPAVSDLRQRPETPADTFCAQKLLLPS; translated from the coding sequence ATGAGTCGGTTTTCGCAGAAAGATGTGAAAGCGTCCGCgtgcagacgagaaagcacaGGAAGCAAGCGTTCCACCTTTTTGGGTGTCTTTACACCCGAAAAGCGGCGAGTGTTTTCGAGcgctgcctcgtcttcctcctcgaccTTGTCCTGGGCCCCACGCAGGTTTGCAGGCGACTTTGCGGGTCTCTCCATGCGCCGCAtgcgtctttttttctttttcctgtcgaCTCTCGGACACCGAGACGCAGAGGTTCATCTGTGCGAGTCTGTTCTTcgcagaaaaaggcgagTCCGTGTGTCGAAGCAAGCCATCGCTGCATGTGGCTACAACTTCTCGTTCGGTGTCGGCTCTGCGCTCCTCTCGCCCTCGACTGGCTTGGTCCTtgttgcctctctcgctcgttgtgtcttcttttccggtctctctgcttcctgtaGAGGCACACGTCTTTCTTCGGATGTCTCCCGCTTTCCCCTTGAacaggaagacaggagacgctctcttctcccagAGATAAGCCGCGGGCGAACAAAGACCTCTTCATGCACAGAGAAGGAGCTGGCGAGAAGGTTTCTGCAGCTCAGTCGATCTCTTCTGAAATCCACCAacgcagacagacgaaaatggagaaggaaaggaaagcaaCAAGTTAGGAGGCAGGAGGGAGCAAAGCTCGGACGCCCAGcccctgctgtctccgatCTGCGGCAACGACCTGAGACACCAGCAGACACGTTCTGCGCCCAGAAACTCCTGTTGCCGTCCTGA